One segment of Ziziphus jujuba cultivar Dongzao chromosome 12, ASM3175591v1 DNA contains the following:
- the LOC107434906 gene encoding uncharacterized protein LOC107434906 — protein sequence MASIPILTPPTTSKTTATTSITHHSLSVSSRLLFPNFTSIPTSNFHRPITKLHVSSPTNKPTVTSTTSDSSRKPTEETIFFDGGAHYGDLLANLLLGFTLLWLPLTLAAVSRAFYLRYRFTNLRVTVISGLTGQDRSDFSYKVIKDVQVVPRFIGEWGDIIITLKDGTKVDLRSVPKFREIAKYCLSMAEKPAVLKETGPKGF from the coding sequence ATGGCCTCCATTCCAATCCTCACACCTCCCACCACCTCCAAAACCACCGCCACCACCTCTATAACCCACCATTCGTTAAGTGTCTCTTCCAGACTTCTCTTCCCTAACTTCACCTCCATACCCACTTCCAATTTCCACAGACCAATCACCAAGCTCCACGTGTCCTCCCCAACCAACAAGCCCACCGTCACATCCACCACCTCTGACTCCTCCAGGAAACCCACCGAAGAAACCATCTTCTTCGACGGTGGAGCCCATTATGGTGACCTCTTAGCAAACCTTCTTCTGGGTTTCACTCTTCTTTGGTTGCCATTAACTTTAGCTGCGGTTTCCAGGGCTTTCTATTTGAGATACAGGTTCACCAACCTGCGGGTGACGGTGATTTCGGGACTAACGGGTCAGGATAGGAGCGATTTCTCGTACAAGGTGATCAAGGACGTCCAGGTTGTGCCACGTTTCATTGGTGAATGGGGTGATATTATAATAACTTTGAAGGATGGGACCAAAGTTGATCTGAGGAGTGTTCCTAAGTTTAGAGAGATTGCTAAGTACTGCCTTTCCATGGCTGAAAAACCTGCTGTTCTGAAAGAAACTGGGCCTAAAGGGTTTTAA